The nucleotide window ACACCGCAGGCCAGTGAGGGAGATGTCGCGATCCCCGGAAGGCGGAATATCGATCCATGGATAACAGGCTTCACCCACCCGATTCGGATCCGGCGCCGCATTCCCCTGAGGATACGCTCCCCCATGCCATGCAGCCGGACGAGGCCGGGCGGCAACGCACGCACTGGCGCCGCCCCGCCGTCCTGTTCGCCTGTACTTTCCTGACCACCCTCATCTCCGGCACGATCATGGAGCACCCCACGGTCCCTCCGGTGGTGGTGCTGTTCACCCTGGTGACCGTCCCGTCGCTCCTCCTGGACGGACTGCCCTTCTCCCTGTCGGTGCTAGGCATCCTCATGGCCCACGAAATGGGCCACTATCTCTACGCCAGGTGGTACGGCGTCCACACCTCCCTGCCACATTTCATACCGTCGCCCTTCTTCTTCATCACACCGAACCCGGGCACCTTTGGCGCCGTCATCGTGACGAAGGCGCCCTACCCGAACCGGCAGGCCCTGATGGACATCGGCGCCGCCGGCCCCATCGCCGGATTCATCGTGGCGGTCCCGATCATGGCGTACAGCCTGGTCGGCGCCCGGGTGGATCTCATTCCCGGTGAGGGAGAGGGCCTTTACCTCGGCGAACCCCTGGTGTTTCAGGCGCTCGCGTACCTGATTCACGGCCCGTTGCCCGAGGACTATACCATATACCTCGATTCCGTGGGCCTTGCGGCATGGTTCGGCTGCCTGGTCACCATGCTCAACCTGCTGCCGGTGGGCCAGCTGGACGGCGGCCATATCCTGTATGCCTTCACGGGGGGCGCGGCCGGAGGCAGGCGCCTGCAGAAGAATCTCGCGCTCGTGAGTTTTGCGGCGCTGGCCGTGCTGGGGTGGTACTCGCCGGGATGGTGGGTGTTCGGGGTGCTGCTGCTGTTGTTGGGCAGGTTCAGCGGTT belongs to Gemmatimonadota bacterium and includes:
- a CDS encoding site-2 protease family protein, with amino-acid sequence MDNRLHPPDSDPAPHSPEDTLPHAMQPDEAGRQRTHWRRPAVLFACTFLTTLISGTIMEHPTVPPVVVLFTLVTVPSLLLDGLPFSLSVLGILMAHEMGHYLYARWYGVHTSLPHFIPSPFFFITPNPGTFGAVIVTKAPYPNRQALMDIGAAGPIAGFIVAVPIMAYSLVGARVDLIPGEGEGLYLGEPLVFQALAYLIHGPLPEDYTIYLDSVGLAAWFGCLVTMLNLLPVGQLDGGHILYAFTGGAAGGRRLQKNLALVSFAALAVLGWYSPGWWVFGVLLLLLGRFSGFRHPAPVDDAAPLPRHSRWLGWLAVLVFILTCMPVPISFT